The Lactuca sativa cultivar Salinas chromosome 2, Lsat_Salinas_v11, whole genome shotgun sequence genome includes a window with the following:
- the LOC111912382 gene encoding uncharacterized protein LOC111912382: protein MTSLKMDELFWCTYFPTTLDGNAGTWFKTLRQGSIYNFGQLKYPFLTNFMQLRKYKGDSHSIIGCKNKEGETMREYFTRFTNATLDVPGHDECLIDGAFTWGLFPGPLSQKIMGKKPQMRSKLKDKVERYLRQEEREATKQAYLNAMSAPTKCYSPTRAETLSGSRHFE, encoded by the coding sequence ATGACCTCACTCAAGATGGATGAGCTATTTTGGTGTACCTACTTCCCAACAACCCTTGATGGCAATGCGGGAACGTGGTTCAAGACACTCCGACAAGGAAGCATATATAACTTTGGCCAACTAAAGTACCCGTTCCTCACAAATTTCATGCAATTGCGAAAATATAAAGGCGACTCTCACTCGATCATCGGCTGCAAGAATAAGGAAGGAGAAACGATGAGGGAATATTTCACAAGGTTCACGAATGCCACGCTAGACGTCCCGGGGCATGACGAATGTCTGATAGACGGGGCCTTCACATGGGGACTCTTTCCAGGACCCTTGTCTCAAAAAATCATGGGAAAGAAACCGCAAATGCGATCCAAGTTAAAGGATAAAGTAGAACGGTACTTGAGGCAAGAGGAAAGAGAGGCAACAAAGCAGGCATACCTAAATGCCATGTCGGCTCCTACAAAGTGCTATAGCCCAACCCGTGCAGAAACGCTAAGCGGCAGCAGGCACTTCGAATGA